In the Chroogloeocystis siderophila 5.2 s.c.1 genome, AATACTTTAACCGCACCTTACAATGACTTAGAAGCTGTTAAAGCCTTATTTGCGGAAACCCCTGACGAAATTGCTGGCGTTATTTTAGAGCCGGTTGTTGGTAATGCTGGTTTTATTACTCCAGATGCAGGGTTTCTTGAAGGTTTGCGCGAACTGACCCACGAGTATGGCGCATTACTCGTCTTTGATGAAGTGATGACCGGATTTCGGATCGCCTACGGTGGCGCACAGGAAAGGTTTAATGTGACGCCTGATTTAACGACTCTGGGTAAAATTATCGGTGGTGGTTTACCTGTAGGAGCCTACGGCGGTCGCCAAGAGATTATGTCGATGATTGCACCAGATGGACCTGTCTATCAAGCTGGGACGTTATCGGGTAATCCTCTAGCAATGACTGCGGGAATCAAAACCCTCGAACTTTTGCAGAAACCTGGCACATATCAGTATTTGGACAAAATTACCAAAAAACTGAGCGATGGCTTATTAGAAATTGCTAAGAAAACAGGTCACGCAGCCTGTGGCGGTCAAATTAGCGGTATGTTCGGCTTATTCTTCACTGCTGGGCCAGTTCACAATTACGAAGATGCGAAACACTCGGATTTAGACAAATTCAGCCGTTTCCACCGAGGAATGCTCGAACATGGAATTTACTTAGCACCATCTCAGTTTGAGGCAGGATTTACGTCTGTAGCGCATACCGAAGAAGATATTGACAGAACATTAGCAGCAGCTGAAGAAGTCATGTCGAGTCTCTAAATTGACTTCAGCGTGTCTAGGCTCCCTAAATCCACGCCACTTGCACTCAATGAGGACACCTCCAAGGGCGCAGTGGCTCC is a window encoding:
- the hemL gene encoding glutamate-1-semialdehyde 2,1-aminomutase; protein product: MVKTTIKTTKSEEIFAAAQNLMPGGVSSPVRAFKSVGGQPIVFDHVKGAYIWDVDGNQYIDYVGTWGPAICGHAHPEVIAALHEALEKGTSFGAPCVLENVLAEMVIDAVPSIEMVRFVNSGTEACMAVLRLMRAFTGRDKVIKFEGCYHGHADMFLVKAGSGVATLGLPDSPGVPKSTTSNTLTAPYNDLEAVKALFAETPDEIAGVILEPVVGNAGFITPDAGFLEGLRELTHEYGALLVFDEVMTGFRIAYGGAQERFNVTPDLTTLGKIIGGGLPVGAYGGRQEIMSMIAPDGPVYQAGTLSGNPLAMTAGIKTLELLQKPGTYQYLDKITKKLSDGLLEIAKKTGHAACGGQISGMFGLFFTAGPVHNYEDAKHSDLDKFSRFHRGMLEHGIYLAPSQFEAGFTSVAHTEEDIDRTLAAAEEVMSSL